A single genomic interval of Pseudomonadota bacterium harbors:
- the tatB gene encoding Sec-independent protein translocase protein TatB translates to MFDAGLFEMLVIFTLGLLVLGPERLPKVARFVGRWVGQARRAVTRMNNEIERELALEEIRRFKEESEAKMRESERQFRDELKSVEDAVKPPSPKQTTTMVTGDSTQAEESSDTSDSAGAADVAKG, encoded by the coding sequence ATGTTCGACGCTGGCCTGTTCGAAATGCTGGTGATCTTCACCCTTGGCTTGCTCGTGCTCGGGCCGGAGCGGCTGCCGAAGGTGGCGCGTTTCGTCGGGCGTTGGGTAGGCCAAGCGCGGCGGGCGGTCACGCGCATGAACAACGAGATCGAACGTGAGCTCGCCCTAGAGGAGATCCGCCGCTTCAAGGAAGAGAGTGAGGCGAAGATGCGCGAGAGCGAGCGGCAGTTTCGCGATGAGCTGAAGTCGGTGGAAGACGCAGTGAAGCCGCCATCGCCCAAGCAGACGACCACGATGGTAACCGGTGACAGCACGCAAGCGGAAGAGTCCTCTGACACCAGTGACAGCGCAGGTGCAGCCGATGTCGCCAAAGGCTGA